One window of Dyadobacter sandarakinus genomic DNA carries:
- a CDS encoding SDR family NAD(P)-dependent oxidoreductase: MATNTAKNYALVTGATSGIGYELARLLGDAGYNLIVVGRNPNEVEALAVELREKNIDVVPIAKDLFDRENAFSLYSDVKSRNLPVEILVNDAGQGLYGKFQDTDIDRELEIIDLNIASLVILTNCFLQDMLAAGTGKILNLASIASRLPGPWQSVYHGTKAFVLSFSESIREELKDTGITVTALMPGVTDTDFFNKADMNDSKAVQDPDKMADPADVAKDGFDAMMAGKDKVISGLKNKLQVGMANLVSDTVVAHQMNEQQKPVDEE, encoded by the coding sequence ATGGCTACCAACACGGCAAAAAATTACGCACTCGTTACGGGTGCAACAAGCGGAATCGGCTATGAACTGGCAAGATTGCTCGGCGATGCAGGTTATAACCTGATTGTCGTAGGCCGCAATCCGAATGAAGTGGAAGCGCTCGCCGTTGAACTTCGGGAGAAAAACATTGACGTAGTACCTATCGCCAAAGATCTATTCGACCGCGAAAATGCATTTTCATTGTATAGTGATGTGAAAAGCAGGAACCTGCCGGTGGAAATCCTGGTCAATGATGCAGGGCAGGGTTTGTACGGAAAGTTTCAGGATACCGACATTGACCGCGAACTGGAAATCATCGACCTGAACATCGCTTCACTGGTGATCCTCACCAACTGCTTTTTGCAGGACATGCTTGCGGCGGGTACCGGCAAAATCCTGAACCTGGCGTCCATTGCCAGCCGCCTGCCTGGTCCATGGCAGTCTGTATACCACGGCACAAAGGCTTTTGTGCTTTCATTTTCCGAGTCGATCCGCGAAGAACTCAAAGATACCGGCATTACCGTGACCGCGCTGATGCCCGGGGTGACAGACACCGATTTCTTCAACAAGGCGGATATGAACGACAGCAAGGCAGTTCAGGATCCGGATAAAATGGCTGACCCTGCTGATGTGGCCAAAGATGGGTTTGATGCCATGATGGCCGGAAAAGACAAGGTAATTTCGGGTCTTAAAAACAAGCTGCAGGTCGGCATGGCCAACCTCGTCAGCGATACCGTAGTAGCACACCAGATGAATGAGCAGCAAAAACCCGTAGACGAAGAATAA
- a CDS encoding catalase — protein sequence MSNDQPSNPAQPDNDKTQSLESHVETPAGEMMTTNTGLRINDDQNTLKAGDRGASLLEDFIFREKITHFDHERIPERVVHARGAGAHGVFRVYESMSSVTRAQFLGDPSLETPVFVRFSTVAGSRGSTDLARDVRGFAVRFYTQEGNFDLVGNNMPVFFIQDAIKFPDLVHAVKPEPDNEIPQAASAHDTFWDFISIMPESSHMIMWLMSDRAIPRSYRMMEGFGVHTFRFVNAEGVASFVKFHWKPLLGVHSVAWDEAQNISGKDPDYHRRDLWDNIEMGNYPEWELGVQIVPEEDEFKFEFDLLDPTKIIPEELVPVQRIGKLTLNRNPTNFFAETEQVAFHLGHVVPGIDFTNDPLLQGRLFSYTDTQLIRLGGPNFQEIPINRPLGVVHNNQRDGYMRQTINRGKTSYNPNLLAGNYPVQAKASEGGFTSYPERVDGRKVRARSKSFLDHFSQARLFFNSQSDPEKNHMIDAFSFELGKCITPAIRERMLGILSLIDQSLAAGVAYQLRLPVPPDPALPVNHSMPADADPADYDPIMVEGSLLKSEALSMEHTVKDTIETRKIAFLAADGVDELSVTTVKNALEAAGAVVEIIAPRQNFVEAENDTKIAVDHTFLTAASVFYDAVYVPGGINSAASIEAEPDAIHFLNEAFKHCKAVAADAGAIQVLQATNFGRKLPADYSDESVLMEGVIVGSDLEKVASQFITAISQHRFWEREKPRKVPA from the coding sequence ATGTCCAACGACCAACCGAGCAATCCCGCTCAACCAGACAATGACAAAACCCAGTCGCTTGAATCTCATGTAGAGACTCCTGCCGGTGAGATGATGACCACGAATACCGGGCTGAGGATCAATGATGACCAGAACACGCTCAAAGCAGGCGATCGGGGCGCTTCTTTGCTGGAAGACTTTATTTTCAGGGAAAAAATCACGCATTTTGACCATGAGCGTATCCCTGAGCGCGTGGTACATGCCCGCGGTGCGGGTGCACATGGCGTATTTCGTGTGTATGAATCCATGTCGTCCGTCACGCGTGCACAGTTCCTGGGTGATCCTTCGCTGGAAACTCCCGTATTTGTCCGGTTTTCAACCGTAGCAGGTTCCCGCGGCTCTACCGACCTGGCCCGGGATGTACGTGGTTTTGCCGTACGGTTTTATACCCAGGAGGGGAATTTTGACCTTGTCGGCAACAACATGCCCGTATTCTTTATCCAGGACGCAATCAAATTTCCGGATCTGGTGCATGCGGTAAAACCTGAGCCCGATAACGAGATCCCACAGGCAGCTTCGGCTCATGATACTTTCTGGGATTTTATTTCGATCATGCCTGAGTCGTCGCACATGATCATGTGGCTCATGAGCGACCGTGCTATTCCGCGGAGCTACCGGATGATGGAGGGCTTCGGGGTACATACTTTCCGGTTTGTCAATGCGGAGGGTGTGGCGAGTTTTGTCAAGTTCCACTGGAAACCACTGCTAGGCGTGCATTCGGTAGCCTGGGACGAGGCGCAGAATATTTCCGGTAAAGATCCGGATTACCACCGCCGCGACCTGTGGGACAACATTGAGATGGGCAACTATCCCGAGTGGGAGCTGGGTGTTCAGATCGTGCCCGAGGAGGATGAGTTCAAGTTTGAGTTTGACCTGCTGGATCCTACCAAGATCATCCCCGAGGAGCTGGTACCGGTACAGCGCATCGGCAAGCTCACGCTGAACCGGAATCCCACCAATTTCTTTGCGGAAACCGAGCAGGTAGCCTTCCATTTGGGACATGTTGTTCCGGGTATTGACTTTACCAATGATCCCCTGCTGCAAGGCCGCCTGTTTTCCTACACAGATACACAGCTGATCCGTCTTGGGGGCCCCAACTTCCAGGAAATTCCGATCAACCGGCCGCTGGGTGTCGTACACAACAATCAGCGTGATGGCTACATGCGGCAGACCATTAATCGCGGCAAAACGAGCTACAATCCCAATCTGCTTGCCGGTAATTACCCGGTGCAGGCCAAGGCATCGGAAGGAGGGTTTACCTCATACCCCGAACGGGTGGACGGCCGGAAGGTGAGGGCGAGGAGCAAAAGCTTCCTTGACCATTTCAGTCAGGCGCGGCTTTTCTTCAACAGCCAGTCCGATCCTGAGAAAAACCATATGATTGATGCATTCAGCTTTGAGCTGGGTAAATGCATCACGCCTGCGATCCGTGAACGCATGCTGGGTATCCTGTCGCTCATTGATCAGAGCCTGGCTGCCGGCGTGGCTTATCAGCTGCGTCTTCCGGTACCGCCTGATCCGGCTTTGCCTGTTAACCACAGCATGCCTGCGGATGCTGATCCTGCCGACTATGATCCGATCATGGTGGAAGGCAGTCTGCTGAAGTCCGAAGCATTGAGCATGGAGCATACAGTAAAAGATACCATTGAAACGCGCAAGATCGCATTTTTGGCTGCGGATGGGGTAGACGAGCTTTCTGTAACTACGGTCAAAAATGCGCTCGAAGCAGCCGGCGCGGTTGTGGAGATCATTGCGCCGCGGCAGAACTTTGTTGAAGCCGAAAATGATACCAAAATTGCGGTTGATCATACATTCCTGACGGCCGCATCGGTATTTTATGATGCCGTGTATGTGCCGGGTGGAATCAACAGTGCAGCGTCCATTGAGGCGGAGCCGGACGCCATTCATTTTCTCAATGAGGCATTCAAACACTGCAAAGCGGTCGCTGCGGATGCAGGCGCAATCCAGGTACTGCAGGCAACGAATTTCGGCAGAAAGCTCCCTGCTGATTATTCTGACGAAAGTGTATTGATGGAAGGTGTGATCGTTGGCTCCGATCTTGAAAAAGTTGCCAGCCAGTTTATTACGGCCATTTCGCAGCATCGTTTCTGGGAACGTGAAAAGCCCCGGAAAGTGCCCGCGTAA
- a CDS encoding YciE/YciF ferroxidase family protein codes for MKTSESKPKNQIASTESARLEELFVDGLKDIYWAEKHLAKALVKMSKNATSEELKATFDTHTVQTEEQITRLEQVFEKVGKKAQAKKCAAMEGLIAEAEEIIESTDKGTMVRDCGLIMAAQKVEHYEIASYGTLRNLARTLGQTEVADLLQQTLDEEGQTDQLLTGLAETYVNEEASVE; via the coding sequence ATGAAAACCTCAGAAAGCAAACCAAAGAACCAGATTGCTTCAACAGAAAGTGCACGATTGGAAGAACTTTTCGTAGATGGTCTTAAAGATATTTACTGGGCAGAGAAACACCTGGCCAAAGCATTGGTTAAAATGTCGAAAAATGCTACATCAGAAGAGCTGAAAGCTACATTTGATACACATACCGTACAAACCGAAGAGCAGATCACCCGCCTGGAACAGGTGTTCGAAAAAGTAGGGAAGAAGGCACAGGCCAAAAAATGTGCTGCGATGGAGGGACTGATCGCTGAGGCTGAGGAAATTATTGAAAGCACAGACAAAGGTACGATGGTTCGTGACTGCGGTCTGATCATGGCTGCGCAGAAAGTGGAGCATTATGAAATTGCATCGTACGGTACACTCAGAAACCTGGCACGTACGCTGGGACAAACCGAAGTAGCCGACCTTCTTCAGCAAACGCTGGATGAAGAAGGCCAGACGGATCAGCTGCTGACAGGACTTGCAGAAACTTATGTGAATGAGGAAGCTTCGGTTGAATGA
- a CDS encoding PQQ-dependent sugar dehydrogenase, with protein MKNNYRMPKSWVKAAALCALTGMLAVGCKDGDDFWDTFIPETDDEPTSSQIEGFVFYPAVQPASDANVAKLKVPAGFTITKFAEGVGKPRILAVNANGNVYVSDREAGIVVMLSDKNGDGVAEDKKTVANIKQVHGLHIYEGKMYMVAVNEVYVADMNGDGTLGQPKMLISDLPDGGQHPNRTIAFGPDKKMYLTVGSTCNSCPEPNPENATILRAEPDGSNRKVFAKGLRNTIGFGWHPTTGQLWGMDHGIDWLGDNEQKEELNQIKQGADYGWPYIYGEGKYNPGDRPQGDTTYAQYLQKTTLPALTYQAHSAPMSMAFYTGSMFPGDYSNDAFIAMRGSWNRSSPVGYKIVRAHFENGQPVRFEDFVTGFIVDNNRAHFGRLVGVAVHKDGSLLFTDDTNGVIYRVAYK; from the coding sequence ATGAAAAACAATTATCGAATGCCAAAGTCGTGGGTAAAGGCAGCAGCACTATGTGCACTCACGGGAATGCTTGCCGTAGGGTGCAAGGATGGAGACGATTTCTGGGATACGTTTATCCCGGAAACTGATGATGAGCCCACCTCGTCACAGATTGAAGGGTTCGTATTCTACCCGGCCGTGCAGCCTGCATCCGACGCCAATGTTGCAAAACTGAAAGTACCCGCAGGATTTACCATCACCAAATTCGCCGAAGGCGTGGGCAAGCCGCGTATTCTGGCAGTGAATGCCAACGGAAACGTGTACGTATCCGACCGGGAAGCGGGTATTGTGGTGATGCTGAGTGACAAGAATGGAGACGGCGTGGCCGAGGACAAAAAGACCGTGGCAAACATCAAGCAGGTGCATGGCCTCCACATTTATGAAGGCAAAATGTACATGGTAGCAGTGAACGAAGTGTATGTGGCCGACATGAACGGGGACGGAACCCTGGGGCAGCCTAAAATGCTGATCAGCGACCTGCCTGACGGCGGGCAGCATCCAAACCGCACCATTGCATTTGGTCCTGACAAGAAAATGTACCTGACTGTAGGAAGTACCTGTAACTCCTGCCCCGAGCCGAACCCTGAAAACGCAACGATCCTCCGTGCTGAACCGGATGGTTCCAACCGCAAGGTTTTTGCAAAAGGCCTGCGCAACACGATCGGCTTCGGCTGGCATCCCACAACCGGACAGCTCTGGGGAATGGACCATGGTATTGACTGGCTGGGTGATAATGAGCAAAAAGAAGAGCTAAACCAGATCAAGCAGGGAGCAGACTATGGCTGGCCGTATATCTATGGTGAAGGAAAATATAACCCGGGCGACCGTCCGCAGGGAGATACCACCTATGCGCAGTACCTGCAAAAAACGACCTTGCCGGCACTTACCTACCAGGCCCATTCAGCACCGATGAGCATGGCGTTTTACACAGGCTCGATGTTTCCCGGTGATTACAGCAATGACGCATTTATCGCCATGCGCGGCTCCTGGAACCGCAGCTCGCCGGTGGGTTATAAAATTGTACGCGCACATTTCGAGAATGGGCAGCCGGTTCGTTTTGAAGATTTCGTGACCGGGTTCATTGTCGACAACAACCGCGCGCACTTTGGCCGCCTGGTAGGTGTGGCTGTGCATAAAGACGGCTCACTGCTCTTTACCGACGATACCAATGGTGTGATTTACCGCGTAGCTTACAAGTAA
- a CDS encoding ankyrin repeat domain-containing protein: MIDSNTLEQATIHAARLGNLEVLRELVARNANMNVQDDRGYTPLIIACYNNHREAAELLLDAGADVNKQDFGGNSALMGVCFKGYPDIASLLIGRGADLNLQHGNGGTALMFAAMFGRNELVKLLLEHGADRNILDFRGMSVVDLAVQQGNEEAVALLQA; encoded by the coding sequence ATGATAGATTCGAACACGCTGGAACAGGCGACGATCCATGCAGCCCGGCTCGGCAACCTGGAAGTACTCCGGGAGCTGGTGGCCCGGAATGCCAATATGAATGTGCAGGATGACCGCGGGTACACACCCCTGATTATTGCATGCTATAACAATCACCGCGAAGCTGCGGAGTTGCTACTGGATGCCGGCGCAGATGTAAACAAACAGGATTTTGGGGGAAACAGCGCACTGATGGGTGTTTGTTTCAAAGGATACCCTGACATTGCAAGTCTGCTGATCGGGCGCGGTGCAGATCTCAACCTTCAGCATGGAAATGGTGGCACGGCGCTGATGTTTGCAGCCATGTTCGGGCGCAATGAGCTGGTAAAGCTGCTGCTCGAACACGGAGCCGACCGCAACATCCTGGACTTCCGCGGAATGTCTGTAGTGGACCTGGCGGTACAGCAGGGCAATGAAGAAGCCGTAGCATTGCTTCAGGCCTAA
- a CDS encoding SDR family NAD(P)-dependent oxidoreductase, producing the protein MSTQGNNLIQNHGRTLLATLAAAGVVALARTIYQKMTRVEWEGKTVLITGGSRGLGLELARVLGDQGARIAICARSGDQLQRAEAELQGRNVPVLAISADITNPGDAKKVVETVIAHFGGLDLLINNAGTMLLGPENTMELSDYQRVMDANLWSALHCIQAVLPHFRAQGGGRIANICSIGGKIAVPHMLPYSVSKFAMVGLSEGLAAELKKDHIHVTTVIPNLMRTGSPRNVSVKGDHEGEYAWFKFSDSLPLLSQNAAKAAAEIVEGISNGENEVVLTLTARAAIALNGIAPGSLTTLTQLANRFLPKSDNRSQQSGAESESHATDGPIAALTDEAARRNNEL; encoded by the coding sequence ATGAGTACACAAGGAAACAACCTGATACAGAACCACGGAAGAACGCTCCTTGCCACGCTGGCAGCGGCGGGTGTGGTGGCGCTTGCGCGCACCATTTACCAGAAAATGACCCGGGTGGAATGGGAGGGAAAAACGGTGCTGATCACCGGCGGCTCCCGCGGCCTGGGACTTGAACTTGCCCGTGTACTGGGCGACCAGGGTGCCCGCATCGCCATATGCGCCCGCTCGGGTGACCAGCTGCAGAGGGCAGAAGCGGAACTGCAGGGACGGAATGTACCGGTACTCGCCATCAGTGCGGATATTACCAATCCGGGAGATGCGAAGAAAGTGGTGGAGACTGTCATTGCTCACTTCGGCGGGCTCGATCTGCTGATCAACAATGCGGGTACCATGCTGCTGGGACCCGAGAACACCATGGAGCTGAGCGACTACCAGCGTGTGATGGATGCGAACCTCTGGTCGGCACTGCATTGCATCCAGGCGGTACTGCCGCACTTCCGGGCGCAGGGTGGCGGACGCATTGCCAACATCTGCTCGATCGGCGGCAAAATTGCAGTACCGCACATGCTGCCTTACAGCGTCAGCAAGTTTGCGATGGTAGGTCTTTCGGAAGGACTTGCCGCCGAGCTGAAAAAGGACCACATTCATGTTACTACCGTAATTCCCAACCTGATGCGTACGGGCAGTCCGCGCAATGTGTCGGTCAAGGGTGATCACGAGGGAGAATATGCCTGGTTCAAGTTTTCTGATTCACTTCCGCTGCTCTCTCAGAATGCTGCCAAAGCTGCTGCCGAAATCGTGGAGGGAATCAGCAATGGGGAAAATGAAGTGGTACTTACGCTGACGGCCCGGGCAGCTATTGCCCTGAATGGCATTGCGCCAGGCTCACTCACCACGCTCACGCAGCTGGCAAACCGGTTTCTGCCCAAGAGCGACAACAGGTCGCAGCAAAGCGGCGCCGAAAGCGAATCCCATGCTACGGATGGTCCCATCGCCGCATTGACCGACGAGGCTGCCCGCCGCAACAATGAGCTGTAA
- a CDS encoding DUF421 domain-containing protein, with the protein MKKEDIHLWDVKRILFGEAPAEFMVEVFFRTLFIYIVLMVTVRMMGKRLSGQLTISEMAVMVTLGAIVSPAMQTPNNGLLQGVLILACALVFQRGLNYLEFKNRKLERLDHGELRMVVKDGEILLNEINRSKLSRQQLFAALRSRSIYNLGQVERMYVESFGLFSVYKLEPPVAGLSLLPPGDDEVQEIQVPVHNRVVCTSCGHVRDDAGDADSCPLCTSDNRVPAMIYS; encoded by the coding sequence ATGAAAAAAGAAGACATTCACCTTTGGGACGTTAAACGCATACTGTTTGGCGAGGCACCGGCCGAGTTTATGGTCGAGGTTTTTTTCAGAACACTTTTTATTTATATCGTCCTGATGGTCACCGTCAGGATGATGGGCAAGCGCCTGAGCGGCCAGCTGACCATTTCGGAAATGGCAGTCATGGTGACGCTCGGTGCTATTGTTTCACCCGCCATGCAAACGCCGAACAATGGATTGCTGCAGGGTGTGCTCATCCTGGCTTGTGCATTGGTATTCCAGCGCGGGCTCAACTACCTGGAATTTAAAAACCGGAAGCTTGAACGACTGGATCACGGTGAGTTGCGCATGGTTGTGAAAGACGGCGAAATCCTGCTCAATGAGATCAACCGTTCCAAACTGTCGCGCCAGCAGCTTTTTGCAGCCCTGCGGAGCAGATCCATTTACAACCTCGGCCAGGTCGAACGCATGTATGTCGAATCCTTTGGCCTTTTCAGTGTTTACAAACTTGAACCACCCGTAGCCGGACTGTCGCTCCTGCCGCCGGGCGATGATGAAGTACAGGAAATACAGGTTCCCGTGCACAACCGCGTGGTATGTACCAGCTGCGGCCATGTACGCGACGATGCCGGCGACGCCGACTCCTGTCCGCTGTGTACCAGTGACAACCGGGTACCAGCCATGATTTACTCCTAG
- a CDS encoding CinA family protein: protein MPSQVVIECCDAIKSRELTIAFAESATAGRMSAEFCMSPASGQILKGGLVCYDATLKVDILKIPKSFIEEHTPESAEVTEELARRLGGLIPSDIQVGVTGLTTPGGSESETKPVGSIFLHICMPGKSIPVFRVFEGEPEQIVLQAIDLAAQTILEELK from the coding sequence ATGCCTTCACAGGTTGTTATTGAATGTTGCGACGCGATCAAGTCACGTGAGCTGACGATCGCATTTGCCGAAAGCGCTACTGCGGGCAGGATGTCTGCAGAATTTTGCATGTCACCGGCCTCCGGCCAGATTCTCAAAGGAGGGCTCGTGTGCTACGATGCTACCCTCAAAGTTGACATACTGAAAATCCCCAAATCATTTATTGAAGAACACACGCCGGAGTCGGCTGAGGTAACTGAAGAACTCGCCCGGCGGCTGGGCGGACTGATACCATCGGACATTCAGGTGGGTGTTACTGGACTTACCACACCCGGCGGAAGTGAGTCGGAAACCAAACCTGTCGGGAGCATTTTTCTGCACATCTGTATGCCTGGCAAATCCATTCCGGTGTTCCGCGTATTTGAGGGGGAGCCTGAGCAGATCGTGCTTCAGGCGATAGACCTCGCTGCACAAACCATTCTTGAAGAATTGAAATAA
- a CDS encoding DUF4269 domain-containing protein, with the protein MIDFKNISYLAQGSDDQKYIYNLLCKTAILDILGKHDPIVVGTFPLDIHVDGSDLDIICHCTDTRNFGEYLTIHFGKYDNYKLHYPDDVNPEGVIAYFEIEGQPFEIFGQDLPSEMQMGYMHMVAEYLLLSKYGEEFKREVVELKKCGLKTEPAFCELLGITGDPFAGLLEFHN; encoded by the coding sequence ATGATAGATTTCAAGAACATCAGCTACCTGGCGCAAGGCTCCGACGACCAGAAGTATATCTATAACCTGCTGTGTAAAACCGCGATTCTGGACATCCTCGGCAAGCACGATCCTATTGTAGTAGGAACCTTTCCGCTGGACATTCATGTAGACGGTAGCGACCTAGACATAATATGCCATTGTACCGACACCCGCAATTTTGGCGAGTACCTGACCATTCATTTTGGCAAATACGATAATTACAAACTCCACTACCCCGACGACGTCAACCCTGAGGGTGTGATTGCGTATTTTGAAATAGAGGGACAGCCCTTTGAAATTTTCGGCCAGGACCTGCCCTCTGAAATGCAGATGGGCTACATGCACATGGTTGCCGAGTACCTGCTGCTCAGCAAATACGGAGAAGAGTTTAAGCGGGAAGTGGTTGAGCTGAAAAAATGCGGGCTGAAAACCGAGCCGGCTTTCTGCGAGCTGCTGGGCATTACGGGCGATCCTTTTGCCGGGCTGCTGGAATTCCATAATTAG
- a CDS encoding SemiSWEET family sugar transporter, with translation MDVIEIIGLVAGICTSSAVLPQLITTVKKKKASEVSMLMFIVMLTGNALWVYYGIDKKDVPIIATNVFTICLNVAMLYLKVKYRNNA, from the coding sequence ATGGATGTAATAGAAATCATAGGACTTGTAGCGGGAATATGCACCTCGTCGGCCGTTCTCCCCCAGCTGATCACAACTGTCAAGAAGAAAAAAGCCAGCGAGGTTTCGATGCTGATGTTTATTGTTATGCTTACCGGAAATGCCCTGTGGGTATATTACGGTATTGATAAAAAGGACGTCCCGATTATTGCCACCAACGTCTTCACCATCTGCCTCAATGTTGCGATGCTGTACCTGAAAGTGAAATACCGGAACAACGCCTGA
- a CDS encoding response regulator has translation MSQREVYFVDDDPDQRKMLRELFKACLPGYTIRFFDSGQALYLHLVAISADNYNGPLPGLLLMDLHMPGIDGYNLLKLVRHRINHQNINWSKVPVVIFTNFVTGTQINECYEAGANSVMVKPLKADDLMDMMNVTCKYWLQYNHL, from the coding sequence ATGTCACAAAGAGAAGTTTATTTTGTAGATGACGACCCCGACCAGCGAAAAATGCTCCGTGAGTTGTTCAAGGCCTGCCTGCCAGGTTATACGATTCGGTTTTTTGATTCAGGCCAGGCGCTTTACCTGCACCTTGTCGCCATTTCAGCAGATAACTACAATGGTCCTTTGCCCGGTTTGTTGTTGATGGATCTCCACATGCCAGGAATTGATGGCTACAATTTGCTGAAACTGGTCAGGCACCGGATTAATCACCAGAATATTAACTGGTCCAAGGTACCGGTTGTGATCTTTACCAATTTCGTTACCGGCACACAGATCAATGAATGCTACGAAGCAGGAGCAAACTCGGTGATGGTGAAACCGCTTAAAGCTGACGACCTCATGGATATGATGAACGTCACCTGCAAGTACTGGCTCCAATACAATCATTTATAA